In Daucus carota subsp. sativus chromosome 4, DH1 v3.0, whole genome shotgun sequence, one DNA window encodes the following:
- the LOC108219243 gene encoding uncharacterized protein LOC108219243 isoform X3 — translation MTPTRKIRCKNGLVILVRLNLSRYRISGGILSLICIDLIQKSAALFSLLIVIIRPQIKLSVAGKDIVKEEDFDESTSDALFKDFDVSSISGSDDDDDDRTGGIHKATYCGVVEGSKRKLYLHLQTGGTISVWRNIIMDESQRIAFENDKPVFLESDLPHFTEKEVIEKLNNLIHEPRNNTHFRIVLLARGGHFAGCVFDGNSVVTHKTFHRYVIRAGAGKKQSSKDASGKIAHSAGSSIRRYNELALKKEIQELLVAWKPYFEASSCIFVHAPSSNRQLIFDGEKPYLSWQHHSVRTVPLTVRRPTFKEAKRLYSILTQVSDEADDLLPILKEDSKVITSVTTDSHSGCREKDSVPNNLDSQEGTEPLFSAQKLENVSRSSESESESQTVLSSTPLHEAAKSNDANKIMELLEEGLDPCIKDERGRTPYMLATEKEVRNTFRRFMASNIDKWDWNAAKVPSPLTKEMEEAQNAKQAEKDAKRKARAKELKKLKKAKEKKAQAEAAAQAKDVSSVTGAKGASSSSSRQSQVQATPLSREEELRKAQAAEREKRAAAAERRLAAAAASKDSVSNATPSNSSASNTLATDATCSCCSASLAGKVPFHRYSYKYCSTSCMFVHKEIIEDG, via the exons ATGACTCCGACAAGAAAAATTCGATGCAAAAATGGACTTGTAATACTTGTAAGACTGAATTTGAGTCGTTACAGGATCAGCGGGGGCATTTTAAGTCTGATTTGCATCGATTTAAT TCAGAAGTCAGCAGCATTGTTTTCACTTCTGATCGTTATTATACGACCTCAGATAAAGCTAAGTGTTGCTGGAAAGGATATCGTGAAGGAGGAAGATTTTGATGAGTCTACCTCTGATGCATTGTTCAAAGATTTTGATGTTTCAAGTATATCAGGATCAGATGATGATGACGATGACAGAACAGGGGGAATTCACAAGGCTACATATTGCGGAGTGGTTGAAGGTAGTAAAAGGAAACTATATTTACATTTGCAAACTGGGGGAACTATTTCAGTATGGAGGAATATAATTATGGATGAATCCCAGCGAATCGCCTTTGAAAACGATAAACCTGTATTTCTTGAGAGTGATTTGCCACATTTTACTGAAAAGGAAGTGATTGAGAAGTTAAATAACTTGATCCATGAACCAAGGAATAATACCCATTTTAGGATTGTATTGCTTGCAAGGGGTGGGCACTTTGCTGGCTGTGTATTTGATGGAAACTCAGTTGTGACTCATAAAACTTTTCACAG ATATGTCATAAGAGCTGGAGCTGGTAAAAAGCAATCGTCAAAAGATGCAAGTGGAAAGATTGCACATTCTGCTGGATCCTCAATCCGCCGGTATAATGAACTGGCCCTGAAAAAG GAAATTCAAGAATTACTTGTTGCTTGGAAGCCTTATTTTGAAGCTTCCTCTTGTATTTTCGTCCATGCTCCTTCAAGCAATCGGCAACTGATTTTTGATGGAGAAAAACCATATTTAAGCTGGCAGCATCATAGTGTTAGAACTGTTCCATTGACTGTTCGGAGGCCTACCTTCAAGGAAGCAAAAAGATTATATAGCATACTGACACAAGTTAGCGACGAAGCAGATGATTTATTGCCAATTTTGAAAGAGGACTCAAAGGTAATTACAAGCGTTACCACTGATAGTCATTCAGGATGCAGAGAAAAGGATAGTGTACCAAATAATTTAGACAGCCAGGAAGGTACAGAACCTCTTTTTTCTGCCCAAAAATTGGAAAATGTATCTAGATCAAGTGAGAGTGAGAGTGAAAGTCAGACTGTACTTAGCTCAACACCGTTACATGAAGCAGCAAAGTCCAATGATGCCAATAAAATAATGGAACTTCTGGAAGAAGGCCTGGACCCATGTATTAAAGATGAAAGGGGAAGGACCCCATATATGCTTGCAACTGAGAAGGAAGTAAGGAACACATTTAGACGGTTTATGGCTTCAAACATTGATAAATGGGATTGGAATGCTGCTAAAGTGCCCAGTCCATTGACAAAGGAAATGGAAGAAGCTCAAAATGCCAAGCAG GCAGAAAAAGATGCTAAAAGGAAAGCCAGGGCTaaggaattaaaaaaattaaagaaagcaaaggaaaagaagGCTCAG GCTGAGGCTGCTGCTCAAGCAAAGGATGTTTCATCTGTAACCGGAGCAAAGGGGGCATCATCATCTAGTTCACGGCAATCTCAGGTTCAAGCAACTCCTTTATCAAGAGAG GAAGAACTCAGGAAAGCACAAGCAGCTGAAAGAGAAAAGAGAGCTGCTGCTGCTGAGAGAAGACTGGCAGCTGCTGCCGCCTCAAAAGATTCTGTTTCTAATGCTACTCCAAGCAACTCATCAGCAAGCAATACCCTAGCAACGGATGCAACATGTTCATGTTGCAGTGCTTCTTTGGCTGGTAAAGTACCATTTCATAGGTATAGTTATAAATACTGCAGCACATCATGCATGTTTGTACACAAGGAGATCATTGAAGATGGGTAG
- the LOC108219243 gene encoding uncharacterized protein LOC108219243 isoform X2 → MSSELRIPPIAAATPALEKRHRSIFELPQNYFSSCRLLQSPTSIYEPPLQNPKFESLTLDDSDKKNSMQKWTCNTCKTEFESLQDQRGHFKSDLHRFNIKLSVAGKDIVKEEDFDESTSDALFKDFDVSSISGSDDDDDDRTGGIHKATYCGVVEGSKRKLYLHLQTGGTISVWRNIIMDESQRIAFENDKPVFLESDLPHFTEKEVIEKLNNLIHEPRNNTHFRIVLLARGGHFAGCVFDGNSVVTHKTFHRYVIRAGAGKKQSSKDASGKIAHSAGSSIRRYNELALKKEIQELLVAWKPYFEASSCIFVHAPSSNRQLIFDGEKPYLSWQHHSVRTVPLTVRRPTFKEAKRLYSILTQVSDEADDLLPILKEDSKVITSVTTDSHSGCREKDSVPNNLDSQEGTEPLFSAQKLENVSRSSESESESQTVLSSTPLHEAAKSNDANKIMELLEEGLDPCIKDERGRTPYMLATEKEVRNTFRRFMASNIDKWDWNAAKVPSPLTKEMEEAQNAKQAEKDAKRKARAKELKKLKKAKEKKAQAEAAAQAKDVSSVTGAKGASSSSSRQSQVQATPLSREEELRKAQAAEREKRAAAAERRLAAAAASKDSVSNATPSNSSASNTLATDATCSCCSASLAGKVPFHRYSYKYCSTSCMFVHKEIIEDG, encoded by the exons ATGTCGTCGGAGCTCCGAATACCACCCATCGCCGCCGCAACTCCGGCCCTGGAGAAACGGCACCGTTCGATCTTCGAACTTCCCCAAAACTACTTCTCTTCATGTCGTCTCCTTCAATCTCCTACCTCGATTTACGAGCCACCGCTCCAAAACCCTAAATTCGAAAGCCTAACCCTAGATGACTCCGACAAGAAAAATTCGATGCAAAAATGGACTTGTAATACTTGTAAGACTGAATTTGAGTCGTTACAGGATCAGCGGGGGCATTTTAAGTCTGATTTGCATCGATTTAAT ATAAAGCTAAGTGTTGCTGGAAAGGATATCGTGAAGGAGGAAGATTTTGATGAGTCTACCTCTGATGCATTGTTCAAAGATTTTGATGTTTCAAGTATATCAGGATCAGATGATGATGACGATGACAGAACAGGGGGAATTCACAAGGCTACATATTGCGGAGTGGTTGAAGGTAGTAAAAGGAAACTATATTTACATTTGCAAACTGGGGGAACTATTTCAGTATGGAGGAATATAATTATGGATGAATCCCAGCGAATCGCCTTTGAAAACGATAAACCTGTATTTCTTGAGAGTGATTTGCCACATTTTACTGAAAAGGAAGTGATTGAGAAGTTAAATAACTTGATCCATGAACCAAGGAATAATACCCATTTTAGGATTGTATTGCTTGCAAGGGGTGGGCACTTTGCTGGCTGTGTATTTGATGGAAACTCAGTTGTGACTCATAAAACTTTTCACAG ATATGTCATAAGAGCTGGAGCTGGTAAAAAGCAATCGTCAAAAGATGCAAGTGGAAAGATTGCACATTCTGCTGGATCCTCAATCCGCCGGTATAATGAACTGGCCCTGAAAAAG GAAATTCAAGAATTACTTGTTGCTTGGAAGCCTTATTTTGAAGCTTCCTCTTGTATTTTCGTCCATGCTCCTTCAAGCAATCGGCAACTGATTTTTGATGGAGAAAAACCATATTTAAGCTGGCAGCATCATAGTGTTAGAACTGTTCCATTGACTGTTCGGAGGCCTACCTTCAAGGAAGCAAAAAGATTATATAGCATACTGACACAAGTTAGCGACGAAGCAGATGATTTATTGCCAATTTTGAAAGAGGACTCAAAGGTAATTACAAGCGTTACCACTGATAGTCATTCAGGATGCAGAGAAAAGGATAGTGTACCAAATAATTTAGACAGCCAGGAAGGTACAGAACCTCTTTTTTCTGCCCAAAAATTGGAAAATGTATCTAGATCAAGTGAGAGTGAGAGTGAAAGTCAGACTGTACTTAGCTCAACACCGTTACATGAAGCAGCAAAGTCCAATGATGCCAATAAAATAATGGAACTTCTGGAAGAAGGCCTGGACCCATGTATTAAAGATGAAAGGGGAAGGACCCCATATATGCTTGCAACTGAGAAGGAAGTAAGGAACACATTTAGACGGTTTATGGCTTCAAACATTGATAAATGGGATTGGAATGCTGCTAAAGTGCCCAGTCCATTGACAAAGGAAATGGAAGAAGCTCAAAATGCCAAGCAG GCAGAAAAAGATGCTAAAAGGAAAGCCAGGGCTaaggaattaaaaaaattaaagaaagcaaaggaaaagaagGCTCAG GCTGAGGCTGCTGCTCAAGCAAAGGATGTTTCATCTGTAACCGGAGCAAAGGGGGCATCATCATCTAGTTCACGGCAATCTCAGGTTCAAGCAACTCCTTTATCAAGAGAG GAAGAACTCAGGAAAGCACAAGCAGCTGAAAGAGAAAAGAGAGCTGCTGCTGCTGAGAGAAGACTGGCAGCTGCTGCCGCCTCAAAAGATTCTGTTTCTAATGCTACTCCAAGCAACTCATCAGCAAGCAATACCCTAGCAACGGATGCAACATGTTCATGTTGCAGTGCTTCTTTGGCTGGTAAAGTACCATTTCATAGGTATAGTTATAAATACTGCAGCACATCATGCATGTTTGTACACAAGGAGATCATTGAAGATGGGTAG
- the LOC108219243 gene encoding uncharacterized protein LOC108219243 isoform X1, with protein MSSELRIPPIAAATPALEKRHRSIFELPQNYFSSCRLLQSPTSIYEPPLQNPKFESLTLDDSDKKNSMQKWTCNTCKTEFESLQDQRGHFKSDLHRFNKSAALFSLLIVIIRPQIKLSVAGKDIVKEEDFDESTSDALFKDFDVSSISGSDDDDDDRTGGIHKATYCGVVEGSKRKLYLHLQTGGTISVWRNIIMDESQRIAFENDKPVFLESDLPHFTEKEVIEKLNNLIHEPRNNTHFRIVLLARGGHFAGCVFDGNSVVTHKTFHRYVIRAGAGKKQSSKDASGKIAHSAGSSIRRYNELALKKEIQELLVAWKPYFEASSCIFVHAPSSNRQLIFDGEKPYLSWQHHSVRTVPLTVRRPTFKEAKRLYSILTQVSDEADDLLPILKEDSKVITSVTTDSHSGCREKDSVPNNLDSQEGTEPLFSAQKLENVSRSSESESESQTVLSSTPLHEAAKSNDANKIMELLEEGLDPCIKDERGRTPYMLATEKEVRNTFRRFMASNIDKWDWNAAKVPSPLTKEMEEAQNAKQAEKDAKRKARAKELKKLKKAKEKKAQAEAAAQAKDVSSVTGAKGASSSSSRQSQVQATPLSREEELRKAQAAEREKRAAAAERRLAAAAASKDSVSNATPSNSSASNTLATDATCSCCSASLAGKVPFHRYSYKYCSTSCMFVHKEIIEDG; from the exons ATGTCGTCGGAGCTCCGAATACCACCCATCGCCGCCGCAACTCCGGCCCTGGAGAAACGGCACCGTTCGATCTTCGAACTTCCCCAAAACTACTTCTCTTCATGTCGTCTCCTTCAATCTCCTACCTCGATTTACGAGCCACCGCTCCAAAACCCTAAATTCGAAAGCCTAACCCTAGATGACTCCGACAAGAAAAATTCGATGCAAAAATGGACTTGTAATACTTGTAAGACTGAATTTGAGTCGTTACAGGATCAGCGGGGGCATTTTAAGTCTGATTTGCATCGATTTAAT AAGTCAGCAGCATTGTTTTCACTTCTGATCGTTATTATACGACCTCAGATAAAGCTAAGTGTTGCTGGAAAGGATATCGTGAAGGAGGAAGATTTTGATGAGTCTACCTCTGATGCATTGTTCAAAGATTTTGATGTTTCAAGTATATCAGGATCAGATGATGATGACGATGACAGAACAGGGGGAATTCACAAGGCTACATATTGCGGAGTGGTTGAAGGTAGTAAAAGGAAACTATATTTACATTTGCAAACTGGGGGAACTATTTCAGTATGGAGGAATATAATTATGGATGAATCCCAGCGAATCGCCTTTGAAAACGATAAACCTGTATTTCTTGAGAGTGATTTGCCACATTTTACTGAAAAGGAAGTGATTGAGAAGTTAAATAACTTGATCCATGAACCAAGGAATAATACCCATTTTAGGATTGTATTGCTTGCAAGGGGTGGGCACTTTGCTGGCTGTGTATTTGATGGAAACTCAGTTGTGACTCATAAAACTTTTCACAG ATATGTCATAAGAGCTGGAGCTGGTAAAAAGCAATCGTCAAAAGATGCAAGTGGAAAGATTGCACATTCTGCTGGATCCTCAATCCGCCGGTATAATGAACTGGCCCTGAAAAAG GAAATTCAAGAATTACTTGTTGCTTGGAAGCCTTATTTTGAAGCTTCCTCTTGTATTTTCGTCCATGCTCCTTCAAGCAATCGGCAACTGATTTTTGATGGAGAAAAACCATATTTAAGCTGGCAGCATCATAGTGTTAGAACTGTTCCATTGACTGTTCGGAGGCCTACCTTCAAGGAAGCAAAAAGATTATATAGCATACTGACACAAGTTAGCGACGAAGCAGATGATTTATTGCCAATTTTGAAAGAGGACTCAAAGGTAATTACAAGCGTTACCACTGATAGTCATTCAGGATGCAGAGAAAAGGATAGTGTACCAAATAATTTAGACAGCCAGGAAGGTACAGAACCTCTTTTTTCTGCCCAAAAATTGGAAAATGTATCTAGATCAAGTGAGAGTGAGAGTGAAAGTCAGACTGTACTTAGCTCAACACCGTTACATGAAGCAGCAAAGTCCAATGATGCCAATAAAATAATGGAACTTCTGGAAGAAGGCCTGGACCCATGTATTAAAGATGAAAGGGGAAGGACCCCATATATGCTTGCAACTGAGAAGGAAGTAAGGAACACATTTAGACGGTTTATGGCTTCAAACATTGATAAATGGGATTGGAATGCTGCTAAAGTGCCCAGTCCATTGACAAAGGAAATGGAAGAAGCTCAAAATGCCAAGCAG GCAGAAAAAGATGCTAAAAGGAAAGCCAGGGCTaaggaattaaaaaaattaaagaaagcaaaggaaaagaagGCTCAG GCTGAGGCTGCTGCTCAAGCAAAGGATGTTTCATCTGTAACCGGAGCAAAGGGGGCATCATCATCTAGTTCACGGCAATCTCAGGTTCAAGCAACTCCTTTATCAAGAGAG GAAGAACTCAGGAAAGCACAAGCAGCTGAAAGAGAAAAGAGAGCTGCTGCTGCTGAGAGAAGACTGGCAGCTGCTGCCGCCTCAAAAGATTCTGTTTCTAATGCTACTCCAAGCAACTCATCAGCAAGCAATACCCTAGCAACGGATGCAACATGTTCATGTTGCAGTGCTTCTTTGGCTGGTAAAGTACCATTTCATAGGTATAGTTATAAATACTGCAGCACATCATGCATGTTTGTACACAAGGAGATCATTGAAGATGGGTAG